In the genome of Campylobacter concisus, one region contains:
- a CDS encoding DKNYY domain-containing protein codes for MRKITIRFVYFLVILSLFFVLAMLYLWHEGEYQRNFANIDNSEFYRSPEGKIYVQISGSGKYELKGVDEASFRVLKLKHAYDYSNVGADKNSVYCAREILPGLDPNSTKVLGNGYISDGKISYYCATRSEKEAGFSEFGAIIKNLVHVFIKSYDDGPYFYRTKRVESTNLEPIFDAGFARDGATLYYKGEKLDADPSELRYITTESGAASGYYTDGKSLFMGFYRLDTSYSNETRRICYDPKHDIEYLFEPKSGAVFANEHKFSAQNMPYSAIYSVDNVHSFWPLFASKDGIYFWDGSKNEQAKISDYQLKGELKRLYADVFVDEISAYFLQQGEEWQRSKHGRHLVAQTVSLYKFAPSSSWREIGLVKDGEYGAVYANGDKVYFFSSIKPFYGIRHSVYEVADLSVIEILTRPSKELSAKDISQMIKRGELVEASGEEVARSRVEFDSPKIILYITFGIAFFVIVLTTLAKPKRDKRDLR; via the coding sequence ATGAGAAAAATTACTATTAGATTTGTTTATTTTTTAGTCATCTTGTCGCTATTTTTTGTTTTGGCTATGCTTTATCTATGGCATGAGGGCGAGTATCAAAGAAATTTCGCAAACATCGATAATAGCGAGTTTTACCGCTCGCCTGAGGGTAAAATTTACGTTCAAATTTCAGGTAGTGGCAAGTATGAGCTAAAAGGCGTCGATGAGGCTAGTTTTAGGGTCTTAAAGCTAAAACACGCATACGACTACTCAAATGTGGGAGCTGATAAAAACAGTGTCTATTGCGCTAGAGAAATTTTGCCAGGACTTGATCCAAACAGCACAAAAGTGCTTGGCAATGGCTATATAAGTGATGGCAAGATAAGCTATTATTGCGCTACTAGAAGCGAGAAAGAGGCGGGATTTAGCGAATTTGGCGCCATTATAAAAAACCTTGTTCACGTTTTTATAAAAAGCTACGATGATGGCCCTTATTTTTACAGGACAAAAAGGGTAGAAAGCACAAATTTAGAGCCTATATTTGACGCTGGCTTTGCAAGAGATGGAGCTACGCTTTACTACAAGGGCGAAAAGCTTGACGCAGATCCTAGTGAGCTAAGATACATCACGACAGAAAGCGGCGCTGCTAGCGGATATTACACAGATGGCAAAAGTTTGTTTATGGGCTTTTATAGGCTTGACACAAGCTACTCAAATGAGACGCGCCGGATATGCTATGACCCAAAGCATGACATAGAATATCTTTTTGAGCCAAAAAGTGGAGCGGTGTTTGCAAATGAGCATAAATTTAGCGCCCAAAATATGCCTTATAGCGCCATTTATAGCGTGGATAATGTGCATTCGTTTTGGCCTCTTTTTGCCAGCAAAGATGGGATTTACTTTTGGGATGGCAGTAAAAACGAACAAGCTAAAATTTCAGACTATCAGCTAAAAGGCGAGCTAAAAAGGCTCTATGCTGACGTTTTTGTAGATGAAATTTCAGCCTATTTTTTACAGCAAGGCGAAGAGTGGCAGCGCTCAAAGCATGGCAGGCACTTAGTGGCACAAACGGTCTCTTTATATAAATTTGCCCCAAGCAGCTCTTGGCGTGAGATAGGGCTGGTAAAAGATGGCGAGTATGGCGCGGTCTATGCAAACGGCGATAAGGTCTATTTTTTTAGCAGCATAAAGCCATTTTACGGCATTAGACATAGCGTTTATGAGGTGGCTGATCTTAGCGTCATAGAAATTTTAACAAGGCCGTCTAAAGAGCTTAGCGCAAAAGATATCAGCCAGATGATAAAGCGCGGTGAGCTAGTGGAGGCAAGTGGCGAAGAGGTCGCAAGGTCGAGGGTAGAGTTTGACTCGCCAAAGATCATCTTGTACATCACATTTGGCATCGCTTTTTTCGTCATAGTGCTAACAACTCTTGCAAAACCAAAGAGAGATAAAAGAGACTTGAGATAA
- a CDS encoding DKNYY domain-containing protein has protein sequence MLKKHPLISVVIAIVVIFFAVYFFIFGLVSILDDDIGDSKELNNSFFYVKDDKVYAMVPSGGKFELIGVRASKFRYIDTGKYDNRNVGASDEAVYCGNLVMSGLDPNGVRALGNGYFGDGKITYFCDSESETNLEISAFKEFWDIVSHKMFNTPKAQTHIYKFRQVYNVNLAAILGFGYASDGVKVYHEGKELEGANASKMRYIEQASGRKSVHFTTDGENVYYDSTKLGIKFSPQMRDIGEIWRIHYLYEPNSGMVYANDHEFDPKFAPYEPLFNLKDEHAYHALFRGKGGIYHWERKWQWYNSIDEGEFVRDGDDPFKGEITPLYGDVVISDGKTYFLKTYEIWHNTKNNHSLSSRHTSIVRLDTKEQWRKIGLVRNDGYGAVYANGDKTYYFDNVGYGWHFNSSVYDINDLGVVEILTRPYGPNVENLKLDEIVKMVDQGAMVPAEGEVVIDAISDFDDYSQKYAYWIFLAIAFILSVVGAIFNNKKQKSELKKRVDDYR, from the coding sequence ATGCTAAAAAAACATCCGCTAATCTCTGTAGTGATCGCCATTGTTGTGATATTTTTTGCTGTCTATTTTTTTATCTTTGGGTTAGTTTCTATTTTAGATGACGACATTGGCGATAGTAAAGAGCTAAATAATAGCTTTTTTTACGTTAAAGACGACAAGGTCTATGCCATGGTGCCAAGTGGCGGTAAATTTGAGCTAATAGGCGTGAGGGCCAGTAAATTTAGATACATCGACACTGGCAAATACGACAACAGAAACGTTGGCGCTAGCGATGAGGCGGTGTATTGCGGTAATCTCGTGATGAGCGGGCTTGATCCAAATGGCGTTAGAGCGCTTGGCAATGGCTACTTTGGCGATGGCAAGATAACATATTTTTGCGATAGCGAAAGCGAGACAAACCTCGAAATATCCGCATTTAAAGAGTTTTGGGACATCGTCTCGCACAAAATGTTTAATACCCCAAAAGCGCAAACTCATATCTATAAATTTAGGCAGGTTTATAACGTAAATTTAGCAGCGATCTTGGGCTTTGGCTACGCAAGTGACGGCGTGAAGGTCTATCATGAGGGCAAAGAGCTAGAGGGCGCAAATGCCAGCAAAATGCGCTACATCGAGCAGGCATCTGGCAGAAAGAGCGTGCATTTTACGACTGATGGGGAAAATGTCTATTATGACAGCACAAAGCTAGGGATCAAATTTAGCCCACAAATGCGTGATATCGGCGAGATATGGCGCATTCACTATCTTTATGAGCCAAATTCTGGCATGGTCTATGCAAACGATCATGAATTTGACCCCAAATTTGCCCCATACGAGCCACTTTTTAACCTAAAAGATGAGCACGCCTATCACGCTCTTTTTCGCGGTAAAGGCGGTATCTATCACTGGGAGCGAAAGTGGCAGTGGTATAACAGCATAGACGAGGGTGAGTTTGTAAGAGACGGCGATGATCCATTTAAAGGCGAGATAACGCCGCTATATGGCGACGTGGTGATAAGTGATGGCAAGACATATTTTTTAAAAACCTATGAAATTTGGCACAACACAAAAAATAACCACAGCCTAAGCTCACGCCACACGTCTATCGTTAGGCTTGATACAAAAGAGCAGTGGCGAAAGATAGGGCTTGTTAGAAACGATGGCTACGGAGCGGTCTATGCAAACGGCGATAAGACATATTATTTTGATAATGTCGGCTACGGCTGGCATTTTAACAGCAGCGTTTATGATATAAACGACCTTGGCGTGGTTGAAATTCTCACTCGTCCTTATGGTCCAAATGTTGAGAATTTAAAACTAGATGAGATAGTAAAAATGGTAGATCAAGGCGCTATGGTGCCAGCTGAGGGCGAGGTGGTGATCGATGCGATAAGCGACTTTGATGATTACTCGCAAAAATATGCCTACTGGATATTTTTAGCCATTGCATTTATACTCTCAGTAGTTGGCGCTATTTTTAACAATAAAAAGCAAAAAAGCGAGCTTAAAAAAAGGGTGGATGATTATAGATAA
- the abc-f gene encoding ribosomal protection-like ABC-F family protein — protein sequence MALIDLIDVSKKFGANEILNAVNFSVNENEKIAIIGKNGSGKSTLMKIISGEVAVDSGRRIVQSLISVEMLAQTPNFNATFTVRQALNNELKEIFDAISEYEKSGVLLANDPENKEILKEQERLLKFIEAKDGWNIEHKIERILQEFKLKEYENRPICSLSGGEIRRVALGALILKKPDVLLLDEPTNHLDVYMVKFLEDMLKSSNQSIVFISHDRYFIDALATRCVEVEDASLKNFEGGYANYLTKKEEILASLAKSHETLLKQLKAEEEWLRRGVKARLKRNEGRKERVLAMREEAKKNPGVIRRVRLELERASKNFNQVQSQNRKKMLFEFKNLSKSIDGKVLFEKFDARVLQGERIAIVGRNGSGKSTLLKILLGLEKPSSGEIKRGEVSIGYFDQARNVLDDDKSLIETFCPNGGDHVLVRRRNMHVYGYLKNFLFPKEFLDKKIGVLSGGEKNRVALALLFTKTYDVLVLDEPTNDLDIATINILEDYLQSFEGAILLVSHDRYFVDKMVNKLWAFEGTKINVLHEEYSVYLELEDELKELDKFEKELSNSQNEAKQKSKTGVKLSYKQTQILNTYPDKISALEARVAELNEGLSDPKIYQKVGLTKLYEELEKVKAELESLENEYFEVLEIAEELE from the coding sequence ATGGCATTAATCGACCTGATAGACGTAAGTAAAAAATTTGGCGCAAATGAGATTTTAAACGCTGTAAATTTTAGTGTAAATGAAAATGAAAAAATAGCGATCATCGGTAAAAATGGCAGCGGTAAAAGCACGCTTATGAAGATCATCTCTGGTGAGGTGGCAGTAGATAGTGGTAGGCGCATAGTGCAGAGCTTAATAAGCGTCGAGATGCTAGCACAAACTCCAAATTTTAACGCAACTTTTACCGTAAGGCAGGCGCTAAATAACGAGCTAAAAGAGATATTTGACGCGATAAGCGAATATGAAAAGAGTGGCGTCCTGCTAGCAAACGACCCAGAAAACAAAGAAATTTTAAAAGAGCAAGAGAGGCTTTTAAAGTTTATAGAGGCAAAGGACGGCTGGAATATCGAGCACAAGATCGAGCGAATTTTGCAAGAATTTAAGCTAAAAGAGTATGAAAATAGACCCATTTGCTCGCTAAGTGGCGGCGAGATCAGACGCGTGGCACTGGGTGCGCTCATCCTTAAAAAGCCTGATGTGCTGCTACTTGATGAGCCGACAAACCACCTTGATGTTTACATGGTCAAATTTCTTGAAGATATGCTAAAGAGCTCAAATCAAAGCATAGTTTTTATAAGCCACGATAGGTATTTTATCGATGCGCTCGCTACTAGGTGCGTTGAGGTCGAGGATGCAAGCTTAAAAAATTTTGAGGGCGGATATGCAAACTATCTAACCAAAAAAGAGGAGATTTTGGCAAGCCTTGCAAAGTCGCATGAGACGCTGCTAAAACAGCTAAAGGCTGAAGAGGAGTGGCTAAGGCGTGGCGTAAAAGCTAGGCTAAAGCGAAATGAGGGCAGAAAAGAGCGGGTGCTTGCTATGCGCGAGGAGGCTAAGAAAAACCCAGGCGTGATAAGGCGCGTGAGGCTTGAGCTAGAGCGTGCGAGTAAAAATTTCAACCAAGTGCAGAGCCAAAACCGCAAAAAAATGCTCTTTGAGTTTAAAAATTTAAGCAAAAGTATAGACGGCAAGGTGCTTTTTGAAAAATTTGACGCAAGGGTCTTGCAGGGCGAGAGGATTGCCATAGTGGGGCGTAACGGCAGTGGCAAAAGCACTTTGCTTAAAATTTTGCTAGGACTTGAAAAGCCAAGTAGTGGCGAGATAAAAAGAGGCGAGGTGAGCATCGGCTACTTTGATCAAGCTAGAAATGTCCTTGATGATGACAAGAGCCTTATAGAGACATTTTGCCCAAATGGCGGCGATCACGTGCTGGTTCGTCGGCGAAATATGCACGTCTATGGCTATCTTAAAAATTTTCTCTTCCCAAAGGAATTTCTAGATAAAAAGATAGGCGTTTTAAGTGGCGGCGAGAAAAACCGCGTCGCACTTGCGCTTCTTTTTACTAAAACTTACGATGTGCTGGTACTTGACGAGCCGACAAATGACCTTGATATCGCAACTATCAATATCTTAGAAGACTACTTGCAAAGCTTTGAGGGGGCGATCTTGCTGGTAAGCCACGATAGGTATTTTGTTGATAAGATGGTAAATAAACTTTGGGCGTTTGAGGGCACAAAGATAAATGTCTTGCACGAAGAGTATAGCGTCTATTTGGAGCTTGAAGATGAGCTAAAAGAGCTTGATAAATTTGAAAAAGAGCTCTCAAATAGCCAAAATGAAGCCAAACAAAAGAGCAAGACCGGCGTAAAGCTAAGCTACAAACAAACGCAAATTTTAAATACATATCCAGATAAAATTTCAGCCCTTGAAGCAAGAGTGGCTGAGCTAAATGAGGGGCTTAGCGATCCTAAAATTTATCAAAAAGTGGGACTTACCAAGCTTTATGAAGAGCTTGAAAAGGTAAAAGCCGAGCTTGAAAGCCTAGAAAATGAGTATTTTGAAGTTTTAGAGATCGCCGAGGAGCTAGAGTAG
- a CDS encoding MATE family efflux transporter: MNLSMRKLVVPIFLDMFLHFITLIINTYMVTKVSVHLVGAMGAGNQVMDLFMTIFNFLSIGCSVVVAQALGAKKNDLASSVIHASITSNTLFGIFSAIVIYVFGYNILNLLNVPKELINDSFSYLHILGFALLFDGIGMVLAAVLRVYNLATAVMLTSVLMNVITILGNAISLFGWFNLPNLGLQGVAISTLVGRLVGIFVLAYMLSQKAKVKIYFKKLLVVPFEILKKILSIGLPSAGENLLWMAQYMVAFGFVASMGEASLSVQTIYFQITLLILLCGASISVANEVIVGHLVGASEFNEAYARTFRALRLGVFITLVVVLIAYALKYQIMDALNLNENLRTIMLPLFTLSIFLEAGRTFNIVIVNALRASGDAKFPLATGLIFMWGLSLPLGYFLGIYLGWGIIGVWIGFCADEWLRGLANTWRWRSKKWQEKRLV; this comes from the coding sequence ATGAACTTATCTATGAGAAAACTCGTAGTTCCGATATTTTTGGATATGTTTTTACACTTCATTACGCTTATTATCAACACCTACATGGTTACAAAAGTGAGTGTGCATTTAGTTGGTGCAATGGGTGCTGGCAATCAAGTGATGGATCTTTTTATGACCATTTTTAACTTCCTAAGCATTGGCTGTTCAGTCGTCGTAGCACAAGCACTGGGAGCTAAAAAGAACGATCTTGCATCAAGCGTTATACACGCAAGTATCACGTCAAATACGCTCTTTGGTATCTTCTCAGCTATCGTTATCTATGTCTTTGGCTACAACATTTTAAATTTACTAAACGTGCCAAAAGAACTTATAAATGATAGCTTCTCATATCTTCACATCCTTGGCTTTGCATTGCTATTTGATGGCATCGGCATGGTGCTAGCTGCGGTGCTTCGTGTTTATAACCTAGCAACTGCTGTTATGCTAACGTCGGTTTTGATGAACGTAATTACGATTTTAGGCAATGCTATCTCCCTTTTTGGCTGGTTTAATCTACCAAATTTAGGCCTACAAGGGGTTGCTATCTCGACACTTGTTGGTAGACTAGTAGGCATTTTTGTGCTAGCTTATATGCTAAGTCAAAAGGCAAAAGTTAAAATTTATTTTAAAAAGCTACTTGTCGTACCATTTGAAATTTTAAAGAAAATCCTCTCAATCGGCCTTCCAAGTGCAGGCGAAAATTTACTCTGGATGGCGCAATACATGGTCGCTTTTGGCTTTGTGGCAAGTATGGGCGAGGCTAGCCTTAGTGTGCAGACTATTTACTTTCAGATCACGCTTCTTATTTTGCTTTGTGGAGCAAGCATTAGCGTGGCAAACGAGGTCATTGTAGGACATTTAGTTGGAGCAAGCGAGTTTAACGAGGCATATGCAAGGACATTTAGAGCACTAAGACTTGGCGTTTTTATAACGCTTGTAGTCGTGCTTATAGCTTATGCACTAAAGTATCAAATCATGGACGCACTAAATTTAAACGAAAATTTACGTACGATCATGTTGCCACTTTTTACACTTTCGATATTTCTTGAAGCGGGTAGAACCTTTAACATAGTCATCGTAAATGCCCTTCGTGCAAGCGGCGACGCAAAATTTCCACTAGCAACCGGGCTTATCTTTATGTGGGGGCTTTCGCTGCCACTTGGATATTTTTTAGGTATCTATCTTGGCTGGGGAATTATCGGCGTTTGGATAGGATTTTGTGCTGATGAGTGGCTAAGAGGCCTTGCAAATACGTGGCGTTGGAGAAGCAAAAAATGGCAAGAAAAACGCCTAGTTTAA
- a CDS encoding M48 family metallopeptidase, which produces MARKTPSLKQKSINLDFYGLSVLINFKTNVKSMRLRVGKDAKITLSMPFYSTQKIALSFLEMHRIWLENTYKKALANLPKDDEMKFLGQVYKIKFDENFKEPFFDGEFVFTPNLKSLERFKKTRAKELFLELVSHFQPFINKPIKRIVIRNSKTRWGSCNHKKGYINLSLRLIEKPLSAMHYVVLHELTHLLYPHHQKSFYDFIEKIMPDYRKQEQILKA; this is translated from the coding sequence ATGGCAAGAAAAACGCCTAGTTTAAAGCAAAAGAGCATAAATTTAGACTTTTATGGGCTAAGCGTTTTAATAAATTTTAAAACAAATGTAAAATCCATGCGTCTAAGAGTTGGCAAGGATGCTAAGATCACATTATCTATGCCATTTTACAGCACACAAAAGATAGCTCTTAGCTTTCTTGAGATGCACAGAATTTGGCTTGAAAATACTTACAAGAAAGCTCTTGCAAATTTACCAAAAGATGATGAGATGAAATTTCTTGGGCAAGTTTATAAGATAAAATTTGATGAGAATTTTAAAGAGCCATTTTTTGATGGCGAGTTTGTCTTTACGCCAAATTTAAAAAGCCTTGAGCGTTTTAAAAAAACAAGAGCAAAAGAGCTATTTTTAGAGCTTGTAAGCCATTTTCAGCCTTTTATAAATAAGCCAATCAAGCGCATCGTCATACGAAATAGCAAAACTCGCTGGGGCAGCTGTAATCATAAAAAAGGATATATAAATCTAAGCCTAAGACTCATAGAAAAGCCACTCTCAGCCATGCATTACGTCGTTCTTCACGAGCTAACACACCTGCTTTATCCGCATCATCAAAAAAGTTTTTACGATTTTATAGAAAAAATCATGCCTGATTATAGAAAGCAAGAGCAAATTTTAAAAGCGTAA
- a CDS encoding tetratricopeptide repeat protein produces the protein MKKMILVSLLAACAFAGDFEDGLKAYAGSNFKEALAKFEAGCLANDVKSCVKVGAIYQLGKTALPNPSKALEYYNKACEAGDVEGCSAAGGLYLNTEPQKARELFNKACNKNDGYSCEMVGSILIEAKEFKKAYEFLVKGCELGDKMSCEFAGDLRRSKQL, from the coding sequence ATGAAAAAAATGATTCTTGTATCGCTTTTAGCTGCTTGTGCTTTCGCAGGTGATTTTGAAGATGGCTTAAAAGCGTATGCTGGTTCAAATTTTAAAGAAGCTTTGGCTAAATTTGAAGCAGGATGTTTGGCAAATGACGTAAAATCTTGCGTAAAAGTTGGAGCGATTTACCAACTAGGAAAAACAGCTCTACCTAATCCAAGCAAGGCTTTAGAGTACTACAATAAAGCTTGCGAAGCTGGCGATGTTGAAGGTTGCTCGGCAGCTGGTGGACTTTATCTAAACACTGAGCCGCAAAAAGCAAGAGAACTTTTTAATAAAGCTTGTAATAAGAATGATGGATATTCTTGCGAGATGGTAGGTTCTATCTTGATAGAAGCTAAAGAATTTAAAAAAGCTTATGAATTTTTAGTAAAAGGCTGCGAATTAGGCGATAAGATGTCTTGCGAATTTGCAGGCGATCTAAGACGCTCAAAACAACTATAA
- a CDS encoding TRAP transporter permease translates to MNEVKDNEEQFVEVKTREINSNFYNYFIAIVCFSWSVFQLYIAYFPLNTNISRSIHLAFAVGLVFLLYPVTFHKKAHSSLPFYDLVFCVVGVVTVLYPAVYFYELADRTGDYITQDIVISFLAIIVLLEAGRRVMGPALPIICILFLIYDHFGPYMPDIIAHQGASFEKIAGHMFLTTEGVFGVPIGVSVSFIYLFVLFGSLLERAGAGQYFINLAFSLLGKYRGGPAKASVIASGLTGMVSGSSTANVVTVGTFTIPLMKKAGLSRTKAGAIEVAAGVNGQLMPPIMGAAAFIIAEFLGMTYTNVMMAAVIPAFACYLSLFFIVHLESVKLGLKGINQSEFHSRFKIFVSGLHYITPILILLYTLLIAKESAIAAAFNAIGFLFLIMIFQEPVKKLASGEKVGINDVLIGFEDIFWAMVAAAKSMTTIAIATALAGIIVGSISLTGLGQVLSDLVELLAGDNIVMILLLTAMMSLILGMGLPTTANYIVVSSLVAPVILFLAHKNGFLIPAIAVHLFVFYFGILADDTPPVGIAAYAAAGIAKANPITVGVQGFFYDLRTAILPFAFFFNNKLMLIESVNEGDPLDSKGIVWMSNPLEILLVFGMAIVGMFAFSSLLQGYYVTKLRIWERILLIPVVPLALVPNICVKFNLIPNEYTAYIVAAVLYGFVFMTQWGIKDKPLDQIKII, encoded by the coding sequence ATGAACGAAGTCAAAGACAACGAAGAACAATTTGTCGAAGTAAAAACAAGGGAGATAAATAGCAATTTTTACAACTATTTCATTGCGATCGTATGCTTTTCTTGGTCAGTTTTTCAGCTTTATATAGCTTATTTTCCACTAAATACTAACATTTCCCGCTCAATACACTTAGCCTTTGCGGTTGGGCTTGTATTTTTGCTTTATCCAGTCACTTTTCATAAAAAGGCACATTCTAGTTTGCCATTTTACGATCTAGTCTTTTGCGTGGTAGGCGTAGTTACTGTGCTTTATCCGGCGGTTTATTTTTATGAGCTAGCCGATAGGACCGGGGACTACATCACACAAGATATCGTCATATCATTTTTAGCGATCATTGTCTTGCTTGAGGCTGGCAGGCGTGTCATGGGACCAGCACTTCCAATTATTTGTATATTATTTTTGATATATGATCACTTTGGTCCTTATATGCCAGACATCATCGCTCATCAAGGTGCCAGCTTTGAAAAGATCGCAGGTCATATGTTTTTGACAACTGAGGGTGTCTTTGGTGTGCCTATCGGAGTTAGCGTTAGTTTTATCTATCTTTTTGTACTTTTTGGCTCATTGCTTGAAAGGGCAGGTGCTGGACAATATTTCATAAATTTAGCTTTCTCGCTCCTTGGCAAATATAGAGGCGGTCCGGCTAAGGCCTCGGTCATCGCAAGTGGCCTAACAGGTATGGTTTCAGGAAGCTCGACTGCAAATGTTGTAACAGTTGGCACATTTACCATACCACTTATGAAAAAAGCCGGTCTTTCACGCACAAAAGCTGGAGCCATCGAGGTTGCGGCTGGTGTAAATGGTCAGCTTATGCCTCCGATCATGGGCGCAGCTGCTTTTATCATCGCTGAGTTTTTAGGCATGACATATACAAATGTCATGATGGCAGCGGTAATTCCAGCTTTTGCTTGCTATTTGTCACTATTTTTTATCGTTCATTTAGAGAGCGTGAAGCTTGGCTTAAAAGGTATAAATCAAAGCGAGTTTCACTCAAGATTTAAAATTTTTGTAAGCGGACTTCACTATATAACTCCGATTTTGATTTTGCTTTATACGCTATTAATCGCAAAAGAGTCAGCCATCGCTGCAGCATTTAATGCGATTGGATTTTTATTTTTAATAATGATTTTTCAAGAGCCAGTTAAAAAACTAGCAAGTGGCGAAAAAGTTGGAATAAATGATGTGTTAATAGGCTTTGAAGATATATTTTGGGCGATGGTTGCAGCCGCAAAAAGTATGACAACGATCGCTATAGCAACCGCACTTGCAGGTATTATCGTGGGTTCTATCTCTCTAACTGGCCTTGGTCAAGTGCTTTCAGATCTAGTTGAGCTACTTGCTGGTGATAATATAGTTATGATATTGCTTCTTACTGCGATGATGTCGCTAATACTAGGAATGGGTCTTCCAACAACGGCAAACTACATCGTTGTTTCAAGTCTTGTAGCACCTGTTATTTTATTTTTAGCGCATAAAAATGGCTTTTTGATCCCAGCTATCGCCGTGCATCTTTTTGTATTTTACTTTGGAATTTTAGCTGATGACACGCCACCAGTTGGCATCGCAGCTTACGCAGCTGCTGGTATCGCTAAAGCAAATCCTATAACCGTTGGCGTTCAAGGATTCTTTTATGATCTAAGAACGGCGATCTTGCCATTTGCCTTTTTCTTTAACAATAAACTTATGCTAATAGAAAGCGTAAATGAGGGCGACCCGCTTGATTCAAAAGGAATAGTCTGGATGAGCAATCCACTTGAAATTTTACTTGTCTTTGGTATGGCGATCGTGGGAATGTTTGCATTTTCAAGCTTACTTCAAGGCTACTATGTCACAAAGCTTAGAATTTGGGAGCGTATTCTTTTGATCCCTGTTGTGCCACTAGCTCTTGTACCAAATATATGTGTGAAATTTAATCTTATACCAAACGAATACACTGCTTATATCGTAGCTGCTGTACTTTATGGATTTGTTTTTATGACTCAATGGGGCATTAAAGACAAACCACTTGATCAAATAAAAATAATCTAA